The sequence below is a genomic window from Humulus lupulus chromosome 3, drHumLupu1.1, whole genome shotgun sequence.
AGGTTAGATGGAAAGAATTATTCTTATTGAAACTATGTGATGAAAAAAATTTAGAAAGGGAAAAAGATGTGGATAACAAAGTCGATTATGCAATGGGTTGAAAGGAATCATCTCTATTACGAGCAATTTCAGAAACAAAAAACAAACTTCCAAAAACTATCTCAGAAAAAAGTTCCCAAATTTTACAATATGACAAAACCCTAAAATTTCAAAACGAACACAAAAATCACATACCAAGTTGCTGCAATGATACTCCGACCGCGAAAGCTATAGTTACTCTTAAGAAACTCAATTCCATAAACTCATTCTCTGAACCATCATAATTATGCAAAGATACAATCCATCATAAGCTGTAAGCTATAGTTACTCTTAAAAATatgaagagagaaaaagagaggctAAAGTATATTGCAAAAAAAGAGAGCAAATAGTTCTAGGTTACAAAACTAATTCTCAAGCCTTttataaaaggaaaaaaatataaaatagcactagtttagaaaaaaaaaactaaaataccCTAAAAAATAACTCTAACAAAACAAAATGCTTGAAACATCACTTAGCATTAAGCTAAGCAACTTCTCTCTTCCTTGATGAACGTCAAGGTCTACAAAGATGGCATCTTCAATTTCAAAACTAGTACAACATTTTCCTGAATTCACTATCGCCAAAGGATTCCCAATTTTTTCTAAAGCTTCTGCAAGAACACCAGCATTATCATCCAAATTATTTGCTGGTTTCAGATTCTGAATAACATTGTAGAACTCTGGTGGTAATCGACAAGTAATGTCTTTCCTGCCAAGCAATTCAACAAGTAATTCATAATAGTTTCCAGTGTTCAGATAGAGTAAACATAAAGCAACAAAGAGTCTCAAAACTAGCAGTTGATGGCATGCCGAGCTGAGCTTGGAATTTTTGATCCATGTTATGACATCGCCTTCGTTACAAAGAAGCTCAAAAACAATGGCTGCCATAATATCAAGACTACCAACAAACATTTGTTGCCATTCATAATGTGAATGAAGTTTAGCTAGCTCATGCTTATTCCATTCTTGGTGAATTAACCATTCAAAGAGAGAAGTTTTGATTGAAAAAAAGAACCCCTTTAAGTAGAAAACCATAATCAGGACACGCTCAAAAATGTACATGAAACTACTTGGGGAAATATAGTCCCTTTCACCAAGAGAGTCAGCATAATAAGTGTGTTTCAAAGCTTTATAAAAATTTTTAATCTGTGACGTCAAGGAAACCTGCACAAAACTTTTGAAAAATGATTTCCAAAATGGATCATTATCACACCTCAGAGAAATTTTCTTGTAAGTTTCATCAGAAAATCTCCGAGATCCCCCAATAATTGTCATAACCACATTTCCTATTGCCTCGTATGTCAGATGACTAAGTGAGCTAATGGTTTTACAAACTATATCTTCTAGAAAAATTCTGAATTCCTTTGTCTCCCTCAGATTTGTCATCTCTAATGTTAATGGCTTTAACCAATCCAGAGGAAATACAGTCCCCATGATGTTTGTAGATAGTTTGATGAGGTGTTGAGATACTTCATCATGATTTTTCTCTTGGAGAAACTCAAGAGAATTTTCAAATCCATTCAAATGAGTAAGAGCGAAAGTTCGGCCATAAAGATGCAATGATTTATCTTCCCAACATTCTTTGAGAATTTCAAACACATTTTCTCCAACAGACTTCACTTCTTCACTCCAATAAGATTTAGCAGCACGAGAAAATTGCTTATCATTACAGAAAACAAGCTTCCCTTGTCGATGCAGATGCCTATTGATAATTTGCTTCACCCAAATGGCATTAGGGTCAAGCAGGAGGTACATATCCTCCTTAATTCCATAACACACACTCACAACCACTCCCAAGTAGCTCAAACAAAAGTTCCCGTACTCATCATGAGATCTAACATGGGAAAGATAGTTAGTTATCTTTTCAATGTTTTCCTTCCAGTTATTCCAAACGGAAACCAGTGTTTCAAGAAATTCATTTCCGGCATGCATCTTTAGATCTGTAACATTCAGGAAAATACCAAAAAAATGATCAAGAATTTTCCTCTCACATAAAATTTCACCTGCAACACTTGGATAATGATCAAGAATTTTCCTTTCACATGAATTTTCAACTGCAGCACTTCGATATCTCTTGAAATAACTCAATAGTTGTAGCAGCTCAGACAATGCAACCTTTTCATCAACCAGAACCTTTCTCTGCATAGAGACAAACTCAAAGAAGTGGCTTGAATCACTATTTTCCAATGACATTGCTTTATCTAAAAGCTCTTCTTTACCAGGAAACTGCTTTAACGACCAACCTTTGCTTGGTGTACAGATAGAATTTGCTAGTACATGTGACATTATAAGCTCTGATGCATCTTTAAAATGTCCAGCTTTTTCCAATAGATCAGCTGCATGCAGTGTCTTTCCTAACCTCTTGGCTATTTTTGCTGCTTTTAGAAGATAGCCCAATTCAATTTCCAATTGGAGGAGCTCCTCAAGGAAACCTCCAGTTCGCAAAAAACTGCGCTTTGAATTTTCAAAATGGAAAGCCTTTACACATTTCATCATTGACATCTTATCTCCAAGACGTTTGTAGGTATGTGCAGCACCAGTTAAGATCTTCATTTCAGTGCTTTCTatttcttctttttgtctttCCATATCATTATTCAGAGTTGCAAACTCTTTCCATTGGCTGAGGTAATCAAGTCCCTTAATGAATAGTTTCCCCTGAATACATGACTCCAAACAATTAGAGAATGAGTTTCCCTTGGCATATGCAAAAGCCGCTCGGTCATAAGATCTTGCTCGAGTAAAACATTCTCCAGCTTCTAGTAGCTTAGTCTCACCATAGTGTTCCAGATAAATTGAACCTTCATAAACAAGAAATTTCAGTGGAATGTAGATTAATACAGAATAAGCTATACATATGATGCTTTAATAAGCATAAGCGGAACATGGTATAGCAAGTATAACAATAGGAACGCATATGAAAAATAGAGACAGGGACCTTGCAATGTGTGGGGGACTAGAAGAAAATACCTGCCATTGCGTAGTTCTTTGAGTCATAAAAGCATTGTACAGCTTGCTCAAACATGCCAAAAGATTTAAATATTTTAGCAGCCTTATTAAGATACATCTCCGCTTTATCAAAATTAGTACTATATGTACTCTGAGCAGAAGCTCGGAGGAAAAAAGCCTCAGCCTTCTGTTCTAAGAGTGTCTCTCCTGCTTTATGAAAACATTCTTTAGCAGCCTTGTACTTCTTTTTAATAAAGTACTGCATGAAAACAAAACAactaaaataactaaaatatcCAGTAGTAAGTAGTTGTCACATGGAAATTGACAGCTCTAGTCGTAATTGAAACAAACAAACTAATAATGAACCAATAACCTCATTTCCACTTGATTTCCACTCTTCTTTGGTGCTGTGAACTTGTATCTTCTTCacaaatgaatggtcaagtgttTGATATTGGACGAGTCGTAATTTCTCCCAATAGTCATATATGGGATTGGAAAACCCATCACTGTCACCTTTCTCAAAAAACAATAACCTTCGCCTTGTACGAGTAATAGCTACGTATAACTGTTTCAGCTCAGAACACAAAAGTCTATGCGTAGTCACATCAAAACTTGGAGAAGACCTACTAGATCCTCGGTCAAGGAAATGTTTGTCCTTCATATACTTGTCAATGACTCTCCAATTATCTTTTAAAGGTGATGAAGAAACAAAGTTGTACAGCAGGACATCCTATAGTAAGAAAATATCTCCAAACAATTGTAAGATcaatgaaagaaataaaatagttTTTGCAATAGAAAATTCCTAATGAAAACTATGTTTTATCATTAAAGAAAAATCTTTCAAGACACCATTGACCATagcatagattttttttttaatataaaagtcAAAAGGTATGTTTACTATAACAAAGCTCAAATGACAGCAAAGAGAAATAGTATATAGTAATTGGCATTGTCCATGCTGATTTCACAATGGTTATAAATACTTTGAACCTTAATCACCTGAAATTCTAAGCCCTTGCACTCGGATATTGTCATAATAATGGCCTCTGTCCCAGCTGATTCCAAAATTTCCTTAACACTGTCATCTCTTACTAAGACAACCTGATCATGTCCAAAACCAACAAGCTTCTTTCCACAATCTCCAGCATTACTCAACATGGAAGTGAATGTGATTTTATCATTACATGATTGAACCAGCAGTGATGGAGTTTCCCCCATAATGTGGCTTGTCTCAGGGCTCAAGACATCTATCGAGTCTGGAAAGAAATAATAAAGAAGGTTGAAAACACTCTGAGCTAACTTCAAAATACCTGCATGTGTTCGAAAGTTCTTATTTAAATGGAATAAATCTGTTATTAGACCTTTCTCTCCTCTCACATAGTTTTTGCCACTTCTTGATTTCAGTACAAACTCTTTGTAGAAAAGGTGGCGTATGTCCTCAAATCTAAAGTCAACCCCCTTTGCAATTGTCTGAGCAGTATCACCAGAAAAAACAAAACCATGATTCACATTTCTGCATATGTATTTAAAGAGTGCAATTTGCCTCATTGTCAAATCCTGGACTTCATCAATATACACAAAgtcaatgtaatgacccactactctagactatttggaccattaacgaaactatacataaaacgtacatttttacgaaaataccataatttattgaataacttgcaaaataagagttatttacaaataaacagaatactaagaaggattatgggatcccattgtctttaaaaacaaaacatgattaaaaaaaataaaagacattacataataatgcggaaaatacatgtaaaaccataaaaagaatataaaatgagactacatcctcgaatcgaataacgctctgccccttgactccattcaccatcgatacacatcctccaagcgtcacgaatcttaccacctctaaagcttattttcctgcacataaacagaaaggaatgagcctaatgcccagcaaggaaaaatctatcacatagtcataaacataaacataatttcataataacgcaaatacatatcataacacataattcacttattataatggccattattacttggggtcccatagactaaacaagcttatgcccatgagattagtggggtcctaccagctaaataggcatatgcccacaatcttttggggtcttgttagtcaaatagggcataagcccaagcctataacaaacacatgcataacaaattcataacacattcataacagatcataacataacacataagataacatcaacataaacatatagattctagcctattttccttaccaaagttaccgggataaaatggactgagttgggactttttggaacactcctaaaaccataatgaacaagagtgagtctaaagaaaggagatgaaatgaaagagaataggaagactaaaccattaaaagaaaatatgcttaccacaacttaagtgcttaagaacttggattccctaaccaaaataagaatgaggttaggaaattgagtagaagactaagagaaaggaaacataatacagaaagaaactagagttttggttacctcaaagattttgcaagatcaatctaacctccaccgaaatactatagaactcacttcccaaagtgtttgataagcttatgatgtttaagcttatagtttttccccaaaccaggtgtttacactctcacactcacttaacactagcagcttctgaacttagagcaaatggtgaataatggctgggtactaggtcctatttatagagtttgggaatgaaaatatcttgattttacttgaataaaaataatggctctttaggtgaaaatcatttgaataatcgttcagcagaggctgaagactcgttcaaaagatgctggactgttgaaggagtttgaatggctgaaaggaaatgaattcaaaagagtttgaatccatgctgaaggaggcgatatatcgccccctgtaggcgatatatcgcctgggccagtatgcccgaggcgaccgtgcatcatttcgtgttttccgtatctacgtgctgcgacatatcgccccctatagctgcgatatatcggcacacgctgaatatttaaacacgaaattacacatttttagctaagtttgaatggagtaaacagccttgactaagccctcaacgtactcaaagctgctgactgaccctataacattcaaactttactccttattatatttaatcctcaaaaatctttaatccttaatcaccattcataacatgtgcttaaaatcctattggttgatgtctaaaccttataatatagtaaatataatccttaatatcagtcacattaatcaaaccttaggatatacttaatattcttaaactgtaggttaaacttagaaaatctataagtactactatgagtgtccaaataattcccggtctaaaccaaaaatccatagtaacaaagataacactaaacatactataatactactaaacaattagctaagtaaagttcttggactctacagtcaaACTCAATGGCCTCATAGTTTCCTTCTCCAAGTCGACGATGAAGATCCGTGACAAGATCAGCCAAACATATTCACTATTcatcttctttttcctttcataGTGAAGGAAAATATCATAAACGTGTTCTCTTGCTTGTTCATCTAAATTTGAAATACGCCTATTAGATAGTGAAATATAGTCCTCACGACTAAGATTACCTTCATGACAACTCAAAGCCTGCAATCCACCTTTTATGCAAGACATTATTTCTGCAAATACAATTGATGATGGAAGGCTCTTTGTGATCTTTCTATTAAAATGAGGCCAATAAGATTGTTCAAATTTGTCAAAATTCACTTCCTTCATTCTGATAAAATTCTCCCGGGCCAATGATGTTGCACCTCTTGTTGCTTCAGGAAATCTATCAAAGAATGAATTCCCTAGTGTTCCATCTAGCATCATGAGAAACTTGTGATATGATATAACAAGTGGGAAAAGACTACGATGGAGACCCTTAAAAGAGTCTGGAACATCTGAATCTGAGACTGAATTTTCAGCTGATTTCCCACCACAAGCAAATCTACACATTTAAAAAGGAGAACTATATTAAAACAACGATACATATACTTCTCATCCTACAGCTACAAACATTGATAACAATGATATAGAAATATGAGACTAAAAAAGAAGCAACATAAAAAACATGTTAAATATTAGTAGACAGAAAATACGAATGAGTAAAAGATGGTAAAATTTAAAGTTAATATTTCACTAATAAATGCAACATTCAATGTTTCACACCTTTTCAAGCCTTCAACATGCTCTTTTACAGCACCACACAGTATAGGATTGACTGTCACAAAAATCTGGCGCAAAAAAGTCTCCTCACCTTCTTTAACACTTTCATCatcttctttaattttttcatttgtAGTACAAGAATCAAGTACATGAAAACCTTCTGAAGTCAAATGATATAACTGCTCTTTGTGAAATAACTTTCGAATTAGAACTGTTGTTTTTCCGGTTCCTGATCTCCCAAGAATGAAGGAGGTTCTATCGAAATGAACAGCCTCTATTTCTTGATTTGTTAGTTTGAAAGGAAGTATCATTTCTGTACCAATACTTGAATCAGAGAGCAAGTGTCTCACCATATCAGAAGTCAAAGGGTAGAATTTCATCAGTTGCAAATTTTCAGTCATTTTGAAATCCTCAAGGTTTCTTATACTATAATCAAAAGGTTCAGTAGTAAATCTTATCCCTTCTTCAATGTGGTTATGTTTTTCATAATAAACATTATCATGGGAGGTTTCCCAGCTCATAGGAACCTCCAAATCCCTAAACCAATAAAAAAGCAGAAAAAAAACACATCAAAATCAGTTGAAAAGACATCATATATACTTGCAACTTACACAGAACAATATGAGTATCTCTAGTAATGTTACTTATTAGACTTACCCTTCAACACATTTGGTCTTACAACGATTAAGATCATCAGCGACGTATGTCAGAAACACGGTATCAAGAAGCTTGACCAGTTTAGAAACATCTACAGGTGGCAGCACATCCCAGACTTTCAAGACTTGAACATACCAATATTGTTCCTTCTCTATGTCAATTGAACAAATTACATGCAAATCCTTAACCTTGCATTGTTTCAGAGTTTGTTTTGATTCATCACAAGTAATTAGAACACCCCTCTTAGGCCTCCAGCCATTTGCTAGCCTCAATAGCATGTTCATCACTAAATTCTTCTTCTGAGATGACTTgattttttcaaatgatttcacaaaattatcacTAAAGCTGACCTGGAACCATAACCAAAAAACAGATTCTAAGTCAATGCAATAAGCCAAAACATAATCATCAGGACTCATCCAAAAACTCTGAACACGGAAAGAAATAAGAAACATTTGACATAAAGTCTACCTTCCATTTGGCATTCATGAAAAGTATACTGTCAGGATTGAGCAATTCATCCAATTGATCAAGCTCTTTCTTGACTTCTCCCACAAATTTACCGAGGTCTTTGTGTTGCTCAACATTAAAGAAACACTTCCGTCCTTTCGCATCACGAATAATCAATTTCCAGAAAGAATTTGTACCTCTAGATAGTGTTCTTTCATCTCCCAGAATCCATAGACAGTCTCTACATTGACATAAGCATAAAGCAATGGGAAATGATCACTATGTAGGATATTCAATGGAAAGAAATAATGAAGTGAGAAGTAAATTAACCTTTTACCTGGCACTTGTAAATGCTCTATTAACTCTCTCAGGATTGGAAAGCAACCCAATTGTACCATCAGAATTGGATCTTACAGTAGACAACACAATTATATCGATCTTTTCACCTTGCAACTCCTTAATGTCAATTACTTTTACAGTAAATCCCAAAATTACTGTATTTGTCTCCAAGTTTCTCTTTTATTTCAACTATTTGAGCAGAGTAAGTAGATACTATAGAGACATTTAGTTCTTGCCTCTTGCACTTCCATTCTGAATAATAAAATGAACAAAAAATACGTATTAGGGACATCATTCAAACAAGATCAGCTAAAACTTTAACATGTATATCAAGCAAGAAAATAGTACTAATGAAGTCCAAATGTTTTGAAGCTTGTTTAGAAAATAAGAAGCATCCATCATGCATGTATTCATGAATGAAAGATCGCTATGCATGTAGAAAATCCAAGTATAATAGAGTGATGCATGCAGTGAGATACCTTTGTACAGATTCTGAACAATTCTCGTCACTAAAATCACCTCAACCATGTTTTTCCAGCCATATTGAacatcatctatttcttctttTCCACATGAAATATTGATAAATGAATATGGACCAAACAGGGTAGTCCTTGAATCGTTCAAACTCATATTACTATACCTGGAAGTTTCTACCAACTTGTTTATACACTCCCCAACTTCCATCCTCTCTTCCTATTTATCCAAAAGGTTTTAGAACTGTTCTCATAGAATGTTCAGTACTCGAAATAATTTGTTTTGTTTAGCTAAAATAGTGCTTAAATATATTGAGTAGTGGAAGAGGTGGAGTAGAGGCAAATGGGGATAccaatagttttttttattttttaatgtaatgtTGCAGAGACAACATATAAGGAAGCTGAAGAGAGTAGACGTGTAGGGCTTCAATAATGAGGTGTACTTAGTTAATACTAATTAGCAAATTAGGCACGCTTTGGTTTGGTTCCAaagcataagcatgcataaaaagATGAGATTTATGTGTGGAGCTCTGcaagatatatataaatatatgagtaatgatatgtgtacccaaaatatacaatcaaatattacacacagtgatgtggtAATTTGGCCTAGCCAATCACATGTATTAAAACTGGGACTCACTGTTTTAAAAAACAGTaacacatcactgtgtgtaatatttgggtgcatattttgggtgcacatatcattactataaatatatatgttcttGATTgtacattgtttttttttaagcCAAATGAATTTCATTAATTGATTAAAATAGAACTAAGTCCaaccagttttttttttttttttggaaatgcaTAGCCAACCAGTTTAAAAAGCTTATATAGAGTTTacaaatcttaaataaaataccTAAATACGTGCTAAccttatattaatatgaataatTATAGGATGATTAGTTAGATTATAATCTAGGTAAATTGGTAATCATAAATTGAAACTAATGTGTTGATGAAAATAGTTTTCCAACGCGACCAATGTTGTACAGGTCAACAGGTTCAATTTTAGTCATATATTCATATTGACTAGGGGGATTTCTACTTTATATGTATTTTAGAAGTAACATGACACATTTTACAGTGTAGACAATATTGAAAGGGATTGGGCAAAATCCTTCTACACTTTATTATATTTGCTTGAGACAATTGGTTTAGATTCTTGGTTTTGCGTGAGATTCATTTTGCGTGAAGAGAGTGTAAGTTCTATGGATTTGAGAAGGGTCTTTTCCCTGCCTTGGATGTAACATCTTTTATGATTTGAACCAAATATATTGTGTTAGTTGACGCTTTGTGTTTTTTGTGCTTGTTGGTTCTTTGTGTTGTGTTATAGGCCTCTATTTCCGAACAAATTGGTGTTATAGTCAATTTTAAGGGCTTGAAGTATAGGGAAGAACAAAACAAAAAGGGGATTAGAGTGGTTCATAGAGCATCTTGGTCCACCATTGAAGATTTTCTTAAAGATTTCAATCTGAAATTTCAGCATGCCTACAGCAAGATGTGAAGTTGACAAGTTTGATGAGATGAATGACTTCACTTTCTAGAGGGAGAAGATGATAACTAATCTAGGGAACTTAAGGCTAGATTCTTTGAGAGAACAATCAAAGATGGCAGCGTGTTTGTCCACCGAAGAGTAGGCCAAGAGGCTTAAAATGGCAAGACATTATTATTTTAGAGAATTGCTAAAGGGCATCACTGGTGTCCAACACTATAAGTAGGTGGCATACCgctattggtgcaatccaatatcgggtcccacttatttgaatttaataagtattattgggtatcgctaaccaatcatGAGGTGACACCTCATGCAGTGTTGGACACCTTAAGGTGTGCCAAATAGAAACACTCATTATTTtaagagaattgctaaggggcacACTGGTGCCCAACACTACAAGTAGGTGGCATACTTctattggtgcaatccaatatcgggtcccacttatttgaatttaataaggaTTATGGGGTATCGCTAACCAATCACGAGACgacacctcatgtggtgttgggcaccttgaggtgccaaatagcaacactcttATTTTAAGCCTTAGTGATTGAGTACTTAGAAAGAAACGTGATAGGACAATGACTTTTCTAACAAGGATCTACCTTAACTAAAAGTTTTATGGATTTTTAGATATATAAGAATAAGTTCATATAGATGACAACATTGATAAGTTTTCCAAACTAGTTTCAGAATCTTGATGCTTTGGATTTCAAAAACAATGAGGAAGACCAAGATCCTCTTTGTATCCAAGACAATATGATCAATCACGTGACACTTTAGAGTATGGTAAGGAAATGCCTACATTGGAAGAAGTGATGGGTGTAGTATACTCAAAGAAACTTGATCTCAAGGTGAATGAAAAGTTGCCAAGGTTCAATGGAAAGGGATTAAATGTTGGAGGCAGATATGAAATAAGATATTCTCAAGGTAAAGGAAGAAGGAAGTCACAATATAGGTCTTGTTCGAAATGTTCAAATAATGCTGCACAAATGTGTTGAATTTGTAACAAAGAAGGACTTGAAGGCAATATATGTTATGATTAGTTAAATAtatagtgaaattggttaggaACA
It includes:
- the LOC133825698 gene encoding uncharacterized protein LOC133825698 — its product is MSLNDSRTTLFGPYSFINISCGKEEIDDVQYGWKNMVEVILVTRIVQNLYKVIDIKELQGEKIDIIVLSTVRSNSDGTIGLLSNPERVNRAFTSARDCLWILGDERTLSRGTNSFWKLIIRDAKGRKCFFNVEQHKDLGKFVGEVKKELDQLDELLNPDSILFMNAKWKVSFSDNFVKSFEKIKSSQKKNLVMNMLLRLANGWRPKRGVLITCDESKQTLKQCKVKDLHVICSIDIEKEQYWYVQVLKVWDVLPPVDVSKLVKLLDTVFLTYVADDLNRCKTKCVEGDLEVPMSWETSHDNVYYEKHNHIEEGIRFTTEPFDYSIRNLEDFKMTENLQLMKFYPLTSDMVRHLLSDSSIGTEMILPFKLTNQEIEAVHFDRTSFILGRSGTGKTTVLIRKLFHKEQLYHLTSEGFHVLDSCTTNEKIKEDDESVKEGEETFLRQIFVTVNPILCGAVKEHVEGLKRFACGGKSAENSVSDSDVPDSFKGLHRSLFPLVISYHKFLMMLDGTLGNSFFDRFPEATRGATSLARENFIRMKEVNFDKFEQSYWPHFNRKITKSLPSSIVFAEIMSCIKGGLQALSCHEGNLSREDYISLSNRRISNLDEQAREHVYDIFLHYERKKKMNSEYVWLILSRIFIVDLEKETMRPLSLTDLTMRQIALFKYICRNVNHGFVFSGDTAQTIAKGVDFRFEDIRHLFYKEFVLKSRSGKNYVRGEKDSIDVLSPETSHIMGETPSLLVQSCNDKITFTSMLSNAGDCGKKLVGFGHDQVVLVRDDSVKEILESAGTEAIIMTISECKGLEFQDVLLYNFVSSSPLKDNWRVIDKYMKDKHFLDRGSSRSSPSFDVTTHRLLCSELKQLYVAITRTRRRLLFFEKGDSDGFSNPIYDYWEKLRLVQYQTLDHSFVKKIQVHSTKEEWKSSGNEYFIKKKYKAAKECFHKAGETLLEQKAEAFFLRASAQSTYSTNFDKAEMYLNKAAKIFKSFGMFEQAVQCFYDSKNYAMAGSIYLEHYGETKLLEAGECFTRARSYDRAAFAYAKGNSFSNCLESCIQGKLFIKGLDYLSQWKEFATLNNDMERQKEEIESTEMKILTGAAHTYKRLGDKMSMMKCVKAFHFENSKRSFLRTGGFLEELLQLEIELGYLLKAAKIAKRLGKTLHAADLLEKAGHFKDASELIMSHVLANSICTPSKGWSLKQFPGKEELLDKAMSLENSDSSHFFEFVSMQRKVLVDEKVALSELLQLLSYFKRYRSAAVENSCERKILDHYPSVAGEILCERKILDHFFGIFLNVTDLKMHAGNEFLETLVSVWNNWKENIEKITNYLSHVRSHDEYGNFCLSYLGVVVSVCYGIKEDMYLLLDPNAIWVKQIINRHLHRQGKLVFCNDKQFSRAAKSYWSEEVKSVGENVFEILKECWEDKSLHLYGRTFALTHLNGFENSLEFLQEKNHDEVSQHLIKLSTNIMGTVFPLDWLKPLTLEMTNLRETKEFRIFLEDIVCKTISSLSHLTYEAIGNVVMTIIGGSRRFSDETYKKISLRCDNDPFWKSFFKSFVQVSLTSQIKNFYKALKHTYYADSLGERDYISPSSFMYIFERVLIMVFYLKGFFFSIKTSLFEWLIHQEWNKHELAKLHSHYEWQQMFVGSLDIMAAIVFELLCNEGDVITWIKNSKLSSACHQLLVLRLFVALCLLYLNTGNYYELLVELLGRKDITCRLPPEFYNVIQNLKPANNLDDNAGVLAEALEKIGNPLAIVNSGKCCTSFEIEDAIFVDLDVHQGREKLLSLMLSDVSSILFC